From the genome of Lutra lutra chromosome 8, mLutLut1.2, whole genome shotgun sequence:
TCTTTGACCCTTTGCAGAAATCTCTTCCCCTCTACAGAGCTGACTTGTTGGGGCTCTTTGATTCTTGTTTTTACCAAATACATGTTGAGTACCTGTTGTTTGCCAAGCTCTATATGAGATGATAAGAACACAGTAGTGAACAAGGTGAACACAGCCCCTAACTTTGTTAAACTTACAGTCTAGTGAGAGTCATATAAGAAATAAGCAaacaggggtgccagggtggctcagtcggtgaagcatctacctcaggtcatgatcctcgggtcttgggatggagccctgcatcgggctccttgctcggcgggtagcctgtttctccctgacctctgcctgccgctctgcctgtgcacacactctctctctctctatatatatatatctgtcaaataactaaataaataaaatcttttaaaaaaagaaaagagcaaacatataagttaataaaataattactctgGGAAGGATATTAATAGGATATTGACAAGGAGGTTAGTAGGGGTAAAGAGGACAACTTCAGATTTATAATGAATTAGTTAAGATAATGCTATCTCTTGaacagaaaaatcccaaattatCCATAGCTTAAGGCAGTAGATATTACTGCTTATGTAAAGGACAATTAGCAAAGATAATATGGGGCTCTGAACCACATAGCCATTTAGGGACCCAGAGTACTAGGGTCTTTGCATCTTTAACACATGGCTTCCACAGCCCTCTGGATAGctggcagggagggaaagagagtaaatatttcaCCTGGGAAGGTTGCACCAGGGAAGCCCTGGAAGCGGTGTACCTTACTTCTGGTCACATGCCATAGGCCAGAAGTAGAGCAGTAGGCCAATAATGGCTCCCAAAGATATATCTATGTCCTTCCTTAACCCTCAGAATCTGTGAATGTTgccttgtttggaaaaaaaaatctgcagatgtaattaatttaAGGAGCTTGAGATGAGAAGATtaccctggattatccaggtgggccccaAATGccatcacaagggtccttataagagagaCGCAGAGGAAGATATACAAGAgcactttctttcttctgtatcaCGTTGCCATACCTTGGCTTCCATGGTTGTGTCTTGCCAACTAGATGGAATCCTCACTTggattctgaatatttttatggTAAGTGCTATGCTAGGCCCTGGATAAGCACAGGCAAATAAGACACAATCTCTGCCCTCACGGAACATGCAGTTCAGGACAAGggaggtatatattttttatctcgTATCCTGGGAGCATTTTTGGACACATATGTGAGATGATGGTTGATACTTTATTAGTTATTTGGTTGATAGCtgcttaaaagaattaaaaagtccCTATTTTGCCAAACTTGTCTTCTCAGCTGCCAGGGGAGTTCCACTTGGAAGTGTAAACTACTGGTTCGGCTCTCCAGGACTGTACGTAGTTACTGGGCAGGGGGGCATGATGTGCTCCCAACAGATGCCTGTCCAGTAAGGAGAGGCAGGGAAGTTCTCCTTGGGTGGTGGAAAAATATGCCAAGGGCTCAAAGATCCATTCATTGCTAGTTTGCCTGCAACTCTGCTATaggagaaagaggagacattTAAAGAGAATTGGAAATGGAGTCCATGACTTCATTTCTAGACTGAAGCCCCATGGCAGGTCAGCAATGACTGGGCTTCAGTTGAGGCTTACTTTTAACTGTAATGTACACATATGGAGCAGACATGGACGACTCCTGCTAGCAGGAACCGTCACTTCCTACTTATAGCCTGCATCAAAAAAGGtgctcttgggcgcctgggtggctcagtgggttgggccgctgccttcggctcaggtcatgatctcagggtcctgggatcgagtcccgcatcgggctctctgctcagcagggagcctgcttcccctctctctctctctctgcctgcctctctgtctacttgtgatctctgtctgtcaaataaataaataaaatctttaaaaaaaaaaaaaaaaaaggtgctcttCCCCACTGACCCCTTTCCCATCTCACACAAGTATAGCCATCATGCTCGTGCCGGGCCCTTCAGCCTCACTGAGGACTCCAGCTTCATGCCCTGTGTCCTTTAACAGTTGTGCCTGGtccccagtggttctcaaatgtggTCCACAGCCTATAGGTGGGCCACAAAGGGTCTCCTAACAGGCCGTCAACAGGCCCCAAAGGTAGTCCTTTCTTGGGTTCTCCTTGGAACATGACATACATGTCTACAGCTTTTAGTTTTGTGAACAACTGATGTcacaaaattacatctttatagtTGTGTGgctaaaaatataatgtaataattcTTTTAAACGCATTAGTCtctgagaggtgcctgggtggctcagtcagttaagcctctgactcttggtttcagctcagactGTGATCTccggtcatgagatcgagccctgtgtcaggctctgcgctcagccgTGActcttcttgagattctttccttctccttctccctccccctttgctccttcctccacttcatgctcttcctcttcttaataagaaataaatctttaaaacaaataaataaatgcatgtctCTTAAATTATgtagaaacaaaaatggaattacaagctattattataaaatattagctTTTGTAATTGCCCAGTGATTCAGCTTTAGTGAGGTCTTTATCCCTATAAAGTTGGCTTTAAGTTATTGTCTGGTGTCCTTTCACTTCACCTTGCAGGACCACCTTAAGCACTTCCTACCCAGTAAGAATGAACtccttcatggggcgcctgggccgctcagcgggttaagcccgctgccttcggctcaggtcatgatctcagggtcctgggatcgacccccgcacacgggctctctgctcggcagggaacctgcttcctacttctctctctctctctctgcctgcctctccgtctacttgtgatctctctctgtcaaataaataaataaaatctttaaaaaaaaagaatgaactccttcagcttttgtGTATCTGGGAacatcttcatttctctctcttgaagGAGTTTTTGCAAATAGAGGATTCTCGTTTGACAGTTTATCTCTGGCCTTTAAAGTTTCTGATGGGAAATCTGCTGATTATCTTACTGAGGATCCCTTGTatgcttctctcttgctgctttcaagactctccctttgtctctgtcttttgAAAGTTTAATTAGAATGTATCTCagtgtttgtttctttaagtTCATCTTACTTGAAGTTATTGAGCTTCTGGATGtttatattcatgttttcatcaaatttgagaaATTTACAGTCACTATTTGTTCAAATATTGCTCTgtccctttttctcctcctcctggaCTTCCTTCTGGTCTGCTTGATGGTGTTCCACAGGTCCCTCAAGCGCTGTTACTCTCAAGCCCTGTTCACTCTTCTTCAGTGTTtcggtttttgtgtgtgtgttgtgtgtgtgtgtttcctattCCTCAACCTCTATTGTTTCCGGTCGTCTTATCTTCAAGTTAAtggattcattcttctgcctacTCCAATCTGAATTTGAATCCCTATagtgctttttttcatttcagtgttgTACTtgttcagctccagaatttctttttgactTCTTGTGAAGTTTCCACTTCTGCTGGTATTGTTTGATGCATACATCATTTCTTGACTTCCTCCACATTTTCCTTTCgtttttaaagaatctttaagaccattcttttaaagtttttctagTTATCTCAAACATAAATGTGGATTACAGCAAAGTAACTTGACAGCTGTCCACTCATTGACTCAGTTAAACCACTTTGGGAAATGtagccaagaaataaataaagtccagGTTATGCAATATGAGTTAGAAAATTGgaaatggggtacctgggtgtgcAGTTAATTGTCAGACTCGGTTTTGGCctaggtgatgatctcagggttcctgggatcggtctgtgctcagtgtggagtctgcttaagactttctccctctccccttccctgctcctgtgctttctctttcctctctcaaataaataaataaatctaaaaaaaaagaaaggggcgcctgggtggctcagtgggttttaaagcctctgcctttcggctcaggtcatgatctcagggtcctgggattgaaccctacacgggctctctgctcagcagggagcctgcttcctcttctctctcctctctctctctgcctgcctctctgcctacttgtgatctctgtctgtcaaataaataaataaaaattcttaaaaaaaaaaagaaagttggaaacAACATGTCTCTTGCAGCAGGGAAATTAGTAGCACCTATACAGTAATAAATGTTGTCTAGCTTTTAATGTATGAAATATgctaataatataaagaaaatttttataatgtcAAGCAAAAAGAGCcagataaaaaaaatgtatgggtgTTATGATTGTgagtgtataaaaatattaacagattCTACAAAGAAATACACCAGAatattaaatttttgtatttgagaGTGGATTATAGATGACTTTTGAAGTTCATCTTTtcagggtgcgtgggtggctcagttgctaagcgtctggctttagctcaggtcatgatcccagggtcctatgattgagccctgcctgcttctccctctgccactccccccctgcttgtgttccctctctcactgtgtctctctctgtcaactaaataaataaatctttaaaaaaaataaagttcatctttattttctaatacataCCCCTCATTCAGCATGTATTGCTTTCTTCATactcaaaatttattaaataaatatatcttttgagCACAACTATAAGTAATGTAGAGATATAACTGTAAGGTTATTTTCATGTTAACTTGAACCCCTCCAAACACAGGAAATGATAAGCCTTCATCCAGTGGTGTCTGAAGGATCTGGCTTTAGCATTATTCTGCCCGAATTCTTTTCCTGTGTCAGTTcgcttcttcttccttcttaccTATCCTTGTCCACTCTAAAAATgagtaactgattttttttttgtccttctcAGCCTACCCATTTGTTGTCTATGGAACCCACAGGCAGGATATGGACCCGCACAGGCGGGATACGGGACCCCGCAGGCGGGATACGCACCCCGCAACAGGTGGGATACGGACCCTCACCAGGGGTGTATGGAATCCCACAGGTGGATACGGAACCCCACAAGCAGGATACGTGCCCCCGCCTGCGGGATACAGACCCCCATCTGGAGTATACGGAACACCCCCTGCAGGATAACGGATCCCTACCAGCGGAAATGAAGCTTCACTGGCTGGAAATGAAAACCCACCCACTGCAAATTGAAGCCTCGCCTCCGGCATATGGAATTTCACCTGTTGGAACTACAGCTGGGTCCTAGCGATTTATGGCAGCCCAGCCTGCTGGGTATgagccttctcttcctcctccttcatcttctgAGGGCCCTCTACCAATCTTTTAGGAAATAACCATTGAAGACTCACCAAGCAAGTGGCACTCAAAAACCGAAGTCAGGATTAAGAAGGCGGACTCGGGTATGTGATTGAAGGCATGTATGAAGTACCGTAGCAACCTGATGGAGGGCAGCTTAGGGGAAGGATAAAGCTGTACTTCCACGCCTAGACTTTAGAAGGGGGTAACTCTTGATTAGATGGGCCAGAGGAGAAGTAGAATTAGAGCAAATTCCCTGATAATTTGGTTCACATTGGGCTGCATTTTTTAACATATGTGAGGGTGGAAAatcttcctgcctttctcctctACCCCACTCAAGAACATTATTATGCTGTTTGCCAGGCCCTAAAATATGTTAGAAATATCAAGTTGAACACagcattattatattattgaagGATGGAACAACCTAACATTTCCAATAGTGAGAGAGAATTTCATAAATTATGGTACAGCCATATAGTGGACTATTATGTGGCCCTGAAATGATATCTGGATGTAGGAAAAACCttctttaagataaaaaacaatgggaccacctgggtggctcagtgggttaagtctctgccttcggctcaggtcatggtctcagggtcctgggatcgagccccacatcaggctctctgctcagcggggagctgcttcccccctctctctgcctgcctcctgctacttgtgatctctctgtcataaataaattaaaaatcttttaacaaaagaTCAAACACATGAAACAATAGGAAAACAGTGATAAGTTGATGATAATCAACTATTTGGGACTTCCATTGACCAAAATTAAAGCTAGGAGATAGATAAGAGACAGTTAATCTCCAACATGTatgttaatacaaataatttatagTCAGAATCATGAAGAAGTGGACCTCACTTTCAAATTCACCTGGTacaagggcccctgggtggctcagttaggcatttgactcttggtttcggtcaggtcatgatatcagggttatgagatcaagcccccccatCCCACACCAAGTTAGACTCTGCACTCAGAACTTTTTGATGACAATgtcaatcaaaaagaaaaaatggacaaaaggtaTAAATTCCCAATTAACTGAGGCCACTAGAGTGGCTCAGAAACATTTGAAAAGCTGTTTATTCAACTTGACTAGTGTTAGGAAAATGCAACATAGCATGAGAACTTTACaaagatttacaaatattgaaaagATTGAAAAACTTAAGTGTTGAGAAGGAACACATGTGGGGGAAAGGTTATTTGATACAAAACTAGTGAGAGTGTAAATTGGTAtgaatttttagaaggaaatttgGCAGtaccttttaaaagtaaaaggtaCCTACTCTCCATTTAGTAGTTTCACTTCTTAGTATCTGTTCCTGAGAAATGTTTGTACATGTGCGCAAAGATGCGTGCAGACAGATGTTATTACATGTTTCTAACATCGCAGAATTAGAAACAACCTATGTGTTCACTCatagtaaatatttacataaactaTGATACATCTAAGCTACATGCGCAACAATTTCTGTCTTAATGTTAAATGAGAAAGGCAAGTTGAGGGCTTATATACTACAGTGATTTTCAATCCCATCAGACTGAATGCCCACATAACAAATAGTTGGTAATGTCTCCTTTATATACTGGAGTGAAATTTGTAGGACAGTATGATTCCCACACCATTGCAACCAAAATCCACATATAATACCATAAATGTGAtatagagaaataataaaaaaactagtttatagtaaaattttaagtattaataTATAAATGCTCAAATCCCACCGTACTAGAAGACCACGAAGTAATCAGGTGCTCACCGGGATGTAGATTCACCAAATTTGTAAATGCTGGGGACGCCAACTGATCCTTGTATGTTGCATTTGTGACTTGAATACCATGCTGGCAATGCCACTGGcaatgtcatttccaaataacCAATTCTGacaaatttccaaataaaagatTTAGTTTTTCCTTGATTTACACAGTGGTTGAATTCCAGAGAAGTTCTGTATGTATTAAAATCATGTGAAACAGGGTTAGGATCTAGGCTTAAATGATTACAAGCCCATGTTTCACCTGTATCAATGGCCAGAGATGCATTTGTTTGTTGTGAGGAACTGCCCTGTACTTTTCAGGATGTCTAGTATGCTTGACCTTTCACCTAGTGAATACCAACTGTGGCCTCTAACTGTGATAACCAGAAATGCCCCCACTTATGCCATAATTGCCCCTGGGGGTCAATGCCTTCCCTGCTGAGAACTCATTCTAGACTATTCCAAGGTTTTCAGCCTCTTAAGAGCTCACTGTTCCCCCTATTTTGACCAACTCCCTGATTTAATTGGccttttcttgcttgctttcagGTCATCAAGCCACCTAAAAATGgtgtcttaaaaatattatgtcaaggggcgcctgggtggctcggtgggttagggcctctgccttcagctcaggtcatggtcccagggtcctgggatcgagccccgcatcgggctctctgctcagcggagagcctgcttcccttcctctctctctctgcctgcctctctgcctacttgtgatctctgtctgccaaataaataaataaaatctttaaaacaaaaatatattatgtcaAGTGTTTTTAGATATATAGCAGAAGGGTTTTCAGGAACTGTAGTGCACAATATTACCAGAATCAGAAGACatttaaatcatatatttttttctctgtatattttgtatGTAGCTGAAAACATGTTGTACATATAGTTTCATctgatactttatatttttcataggGTGTTTTTAACggctttgagatataattgatacattaaaaattgtatatatttaatgcatttttaaaaaagattttattattatttgacagcacagtaggggaagcagcagcagagggagagggagaagcaggctcctgggagccctacacggggcttgaCGCCAGGACCTaggggatcgtgacctgagccgaagtcaacggcttaatgactgagccacccaggagctccttaATGTATAGTTAATGAGTCTCATAGGCTTTTAAGAATTCTTCATAATATTGTAGTGGTTACATGATATTCTGACAGGGTTGCACCATTACATATTTTCTCCAtccttattttaagatatttttagttgtttccaggtttttgcCATTACAAACAACATTGCAATTAACTTCTTAtatagagctttttaaaaaaatcttggattatttccttaaaagAGGTTAGAGTTACTGATTGATCTTCATTGTAACAATTAGGAAACCAGATGCTCCTGTGTTGCCAAGGACAGTCTTTCCTAAGGAAGTGGTGGCTGTTAATGGGTCTTAAGTGAAAGGGGGGTTATGGAgtcatatatatttgaaaaagccAGGTGAACAGGTTTCTTTACTTTATGATTtcttagcaccctgaatatactAATGAACATAAATCCcttagagggagagaatttcaaaatatacatattttaaaaattattttatttatttttattttttatttatttatttatttttaaagattttattttatttatgtgacagaggaagagagatcacaagtaggcagagaggcaggcagagagagagaggggaggaagcaggttccccgctgagcagagagcccaatgcggggctcgatcccaggaccctgggaccatgacctgagccgaaggcagaggcttaacccactgagccactcaggcgccccaaaaattttttttaaagatttattattagagagatcccaagtaggcagagaggcaggcagggagagggggaagcaggctccccgccaagcagagagcccgatgtggggcttgatccaggacctgagatcatgagctgaggcaaaggcagaggcttaacccactgagccacccaggcgcccctactacatattttttcaaattatttgacCTAGACTATTTTATTCACTAAACATCTTGGAAAAACTATTACTCAGTGGAACAAACATTGGGAACACTTTCTGGAATGAGGGGATATTAGAATTTAAGGTCCTGTAAGTCTCTGGAATATGCTAGCCCTTGAAACTCTTCCAGCAATGAGACAAGTCAAGGACCATTCTTTCCCTTTCAAGAAAAAGAGTTTTCATGTCCAGTTTGTAGACAGCAGGGGATCTTCTTGAAGAAGGCAAATGTTGATATAGAAAGTAGCTCCGGATTCTCTCAGCAATTACTGGCATAGAGGTCATGGGTCTAAGAAGCTGGCGTGTCAGTAGCACAAGGGGTTGACAGTATGCACAGACAACTGTCATGAAGGGAAGAAGTAACAAGGGAAAACCATAGGTATAACCCTTTCTAAAGGTTCCAAATAGATAACTTAGATCCTATGGATCTTAAATGTGGGTCACAGGTTCCAGatctttctcttaaaatctttttgagaGGAAgtgataaggatttttttttttttcctttcaggagttcttctttttttctcactctctaaACCTCTCTGCATGGGCAGAAGTGACAAATGAACAGGGAGAGATTCTACAAACCAGAGCAGGAATAGGGTTCCCTCATTCAGCTTTTCGGTTTCTGCTGGAATGTGAGGGTGAGTTGGGAATAGGGTCAAGGGGTGAGACCTCTTTTATGCCGGGATATTCTCTAAATAACCAATGTCTTGCAGGACACATTCTGGGCTTAGAATTCTACAAGAGTAGCAACTAGAGTTTGTCTTCTGCTCTTCATTCTAggtgggtttttaaatttttatttatttatctttattttttatttttttaagattatttatttatttattatttgagagagagaatgatagagagagcatgagagaggtggagggtcagagggagaagcagactacttacagagcagggagcctgatgtgggactcgatcctgggactccaggatcatgaactgagccaaaggcagttgcttaaccactgagccacccaggtcccctaggtgggtttttttttttttttttttttttttaagaaaagatggaTTTATTTGAAGTAGGAGAGAGCATGCGTGGAGTGAGGAGGGGCCGAGGGgaggaatcctcaagcaggctcctcgctgagtgcGAGTCTGACTTGGTGTGGGTTGGGGGgccttgatctcataaccctgagatcatgacctgagccgaaaccaagagtcagatgtctaactgagccacccaggggcccctgtacCAGGTGAATTTGAAGTGAGGTCCAGTGACCTAGAAGGATTAGTAAGTCCAAGTCTCCTGAAGGTGAATTCCATAATGTTCTCCCCTGCAAAGGGAACCAGTTCACCTGTTTCACCAGGCTTCCTGAAGACAACCAAAGGTTGTGATTGTATAGAGATGGGACCAAGCAGAGCCACA
Proteins encoded in this window:
- the WBP2NL gene encoding LOW QUALITY PROTEIN: postacrosomal sheath WW domain-binding protein (The sequence of the model RefSeq protein was modified relative to this genomic sequence to represent the inferred CDS: inserted 1 base in 1 codon), translated to MAVNQSHTENRRGAIIPFGESVLTQCQDVELSFPQQPEGSSLFCGTKRGTVFLTSYRVIFVTSHTVNDSMFSFMMPFDLMSNCTVEQPVFTPHFIKGIIQAAPDGGWEGQATFKLAFRKGGAIEFXQMMMKAASAAARGVPLGSVNYWFGSPGLYVVTGQGGMMCSQQMPCPSQPTHLLSMEPTGRIWTRTGGIRDPAGGIRTPQQVGYGPSPGVYGIPQVDTEPHKQDTCPRLRDTDPHLEYTEHPLQDNGSLPAEMKLHWLEMKTHPLQIEASPPAYGISPVGTTAGS